The following are from one region of the Stigmatella ashevillena genome:
- a CDS encoding phage tail protein — MSEPILGEIRMFAGSSAPKGWALCNGQLLPISLHPSLFSLLGTSYGGDGRDTFALPDLRGRLPMHWGTGPGLSPRTVGARGGTEAVTLTSSQMPSHAHKLSAFAGEGDASVPEGCVPAVLVNASSHQPANLYSGVPNTSMSPKAIGVAGGGQPHDNLPPFQCVSFIIAIQGMFLSNG, encoded by the coding sequence ATGTCCGAGCCCATCCTCGGCGAAATCCGGATGTTCGCAGGCAGCTCCGCCCCCAAGGGGTGGGCGTTGTGCAATGGGCAGTTGCTGCCCATTTCCCTGCACCCCTCACTCTTCTCGCTCCTGGGGACGAGTTACGGCGGCGACGGGCGGGACACGTTCGCGCTGCCGGACCTACGGGGCCGCCTGCCCATGCACTGGGGGACGGGCCCTGGCCTCTCCCCCCGCACGGTGGGTGCGCGCGGGGGCACGGAGGCCGTGACGTTGACCTCCAGCCAGATGCCCTCCCATGCGCACAAGCTCTCCGCCTTCGCGGGCGAGGGGGATGCCAGCGTGCCCGAGGGCTGCGTCCCCGCGGTGCTCGTGAACGCCTCCAGCCACCAGCCGGCGAACCTCTACAGCGGGGTACCCAACACCAGCATGAGCCCCAAGGCCATCGGCGTCGCGGGGGGAGGCCAGCCCCATGACAACCTGCCGCCCTTTCAGTGCGTGAGCTTCATCATCGCCATCCAGGGCATGTTCCTGTC
- a CDS encoding nucleotidyltransferase family protein — MTVGAVVLAAGGSSRLGQPKQLLHHEGRTLVRRTTETALAAGLSPVVVVLGAHREAVATALAGLPVNLVHNPDWAAGLGGSLRVGLRALPPESVDAALVLLCDQLRVDAPHLSALVDTFSRTQAPIVASGYAGARGVPALFSRALFAELEALAPEEGARRVIAHEPSRVVEVALAGGAEDVDTAADLSRLTGAPRG; from the coding sequence GTGACGGTGGGCGCGGTGGTGCTGGCCGCAGGGGGCTCCTCCCGGCTGGGACAGCCCAAGCAACTCCTCCACCATGAAGGCCGGACGCTGGTGCGGCGCACCACCGAGACCGCCCTGGCCGCGGGCCTGTCCCCCGTGGTGGTGGTGCTGGGCGCACACCGCGAGGCCGTGGCCACGGCGCTGGCCGGACTGCCGGTGAACCTCGTCCACAACCCAGACTGGGCGGCGGGCCTGGGCGGCTCGCTGCGGGTGGGCCTGCGGGCCCTGCCCCCCGAGTCCGTGGACGCAGCCCTGGTGCTCCTGTGCGATCAGCTCCGCGTGGACGCGCCGCACCTGAGCGCCCTGGTAGACACCTTCTCGCGCACCCAGGCCCCCATCGTGGCGTCGGGTTACGCGGGGGCCCGGGGCGTGCCCGCGCTGTTCTCCCGGGCGCTCTTCGCGGAGTTGGAGGCGCTCGCACCCGAGGAAGGCGCACGGCGGGTGATTGCGCATGAGCCCTCGCGCGTGGTGGAGGTGGCGCTGGCGGGCGGCGCCGAGGACGTGGACACCGCCGCGGACCTCTCGCGCCTTACCGGAGCTCCGCGGGGGTGA
- a CDS encoding XdhC family protein gives MKDLDDILRAHARAPGPYVLATVVAVAGSAYRRPGARMLMAESGWLAGGVSGGCLEGDIVRKAFFWTAQGPHLLRYDSTGEGDDEGSLSFALGCNGVVDVLLERWEPGPEDALAFAAEARRQEKRAAVATVYRGPAHAVGAKLLLREDGVEASPLSGLLREAVRAAAQEALQEGRTWSGPCGGADVLVEVVEPPARVVLFGGGFDVVPMVAQAAGLGWHVTVVADKPLDTLKRRFPRAHAVVASKASEVLDKVVLTPRTLAVMMTHSLPQDTHLLPQLLSRPLRYLGVLGPRSRMDRLLAELPFKPTPAQLEPLHSPVGLDLGAEGADEVALSIVAELRAVLSEREGGKLRERQAPIHAAAPPQARRLA, from the coding sequence GTGAAGGATCTGGACGACATCCTCCGCGCTCACGCCCGCGCCCCGGGCCCGTATGTGCTGGCCACGGTGGTGGCCGTCGCGGGCTCGGCATACCGGCGGCCGGGCGCACGCATGCTGATGGCGGAGAGTGGCTGGCTGGCCGGTGGGGTGAGCGGCGGCTGCCTGGAAGGAGACATCGTGCGCAAGGCCTTCTTCTGGACAGCCCAGGGCCCTCACCTGCTGCGCTACGACTCCACGGGCGAGGGCGACGACGAGGGCAGCCTGTCCTTCGCGCTCGGGTGCAACGGCGTGGTGGACGTCCTGCTGGAGCGCTGGGAGCCGGGACCGGAGGATGCGCTCGCCTTCGCCGCGGAGGCACGGCGGCAGGAGAAACGCGCGGCGGTGGCCACGGTGTACCGGGGGCCTGCCCACGCGGTGGGGGCGAAGCTGCTGCTGCGCGAGGATGGCGTGGAGGCCAGTCCCCTGTCCGGCCTGCTGCGCGAGGCGGTGCGCGCGGCCGCCCAGGAAGCCCTCCAAGAGGGGCGCACCTGGAGCGGCCCTTGCGGCGGTGCGGACGTGCTGGTGGAGGTGGTGGAGCCCCCCGCGCGGGTGGTGCTCTTCGGCGGCGGCTTCGACGTGGTGCCCATGGTGGCGCAAGCCGCGGGCCTGGGCTGGCATGTGACGGTGGTGGCCGACAAGCCGCTCGACACGCTGAAGCGGCGCTTTCCCCGCGCCCACGCGGTGGTGGCCTCCAAAGCCAGCGAGGTGCTGGACAAAGTCGTCCTCACCCCGCGCACGCTGGCGGTGATGATGACCCACAGCCTGCCGCAGGACACCCATCTGCTTCCCCAGTTGCTGTCCCGGCCCCTGCGCTACCTGGGGGTGCTGGGGCCTCGCTCCCGCATGGACCGGCTGCTCGCGGAGCTGCCCTTCAAGCCCACCCCCGCGCAGCTCGAGCCCCTGCACTCCCCCGTGGGGTTGGACCTGGGCGCGGAAGGGGCGGACGAGGTGGCCCTCTCCATCGTGGCCGAGTTGCGCGCCGTCCTCTCAGAGCGTGAGGGGGGCAAGCTGCGCGAGCGCCAGGCGCCCATTCACGCAGCGGCCCCGCCGCAAGCGCGGAGGCTCGCGTGA